One genomic window of Spiroplasma endosymbiont of Diplazon laetatorius includes the following:
- a CDS encoding ECF transporter S component: protein MENYYGFWSHKYDFAEINRYNWRLVMKDIFYLDIKKISLLSMLFAVEIFLTIFSKYAFGAIPIANFFTMEISFVGIMFIYISSNFIYASIFCAAANSLRIVLPFGSDPIGVLAMTLSDVSFLAFFAIFFFLLKKYWLFKVESDNQIKYYIAIIAVCGFVASFMSAFTSLVLNDLFIFEWYKNVWPDTGKIIGDKGSATWISLLFIAFGVSLLKFAANLIIICLSIKTLVYLINKHLF, encoded by the coding sequence ATGGAAAATTATTATGGTTTTTGAAGTCATAAATATGACTTTGCAGAGATCAATAGATATAACTGAAGATTGGTTATGAAAGACATTTTCTACTTAGATATAAAAAAGATATCGCTGCTTTCTATGTTGTTTGCGGTCGAGATATTCTTAACAATATTTAGTAAATATGCATTTGGAGCTATACCAATCGCTAATTTTTTCACAATGGAAATATCGTTTGTGGGAATAATGTTTATTTATATAAGTTCTAACTTTATTTATGCATCTATATTTTGTGCAGCAGCAAATTCTTTAAGAATTGTATTGCCTTTTGGAAGTGATCCTATAGGAGTGTTGGCAATGACTTTATCTGATGTTTCTTTTTTAGCTTTTTTTGCCATATTTTTCTTTTTATTGAAGAAATATTGATTATTTAAAGTAGAAAGTGATAATCAAATCAAATACTATATTGCCATTATTGCAGTTTGTGGTTTTGTAGCTTCTTTTATGTCAGCTTTTACATCATTAGTGTTAAATGATTTATTTATTTTCGAATGATATAAGAACGTTTGACCTGATACAGGTAAAATTATTGGCGATAAAGGTAGTGCAACATGAATTTCTTTACTTTTTATTGCATTTGGTGTATCTTTATTAAAGTTTGCTGCAAATCTTATCATTATTTGTTTAAGTATTAAAACACTAGTTTACTTAATTAATAAACATTTATTTTAG
- a CDS encoding ECF transporter S component, with amino-acid sequence MENKNHEIPHHDDEKEGKKDHYHDEHHFDFLGNHDDINDEDFHWKNSLFTSRRNLTFKITLSGVFLALAIAMSAFEMGIEFILEKVQYQGVPIPFRIFDLIVITLSLSALGPIFSSLIGFIAPFIHLADGMHSPVAVVVDCTGYFIAVWVLWFFYYFVFRNSSIHKHPINSVDKFKRWTPIVAFVPIMTIIYTVIVFGMMYLNITFEEAHHSHETFANISLFHGDHAHDHDHGEWEDIVNNFGVFIGIISAIELARFSICYSIFASIEPQVKKINHYYK; translated from the coding sequence ATGGAAAACAAAAATCACGAAATTCCACATCACGATGATGAAAAAGAGGGTAAAAAAGATCATTATCATGATGAACATCACTTTGATTTTCTAGGTAACCACGATGATATTAACGATGAAGATTTTCATTGAAAAAATAGTTTATTTACAAGCAGACGTAATTTAACATTTAAAATAACTCTATCAGGAGTTTTTCTGGCATTGGCAATTGCAATGTCGGCATTTGAAATGGGTATTGAATTTATTTTAGAAAAAGTTCAATATCAAGGTGTTCCAATTCCATTTAGAATATTTGATTTAATAGTAATAACATTATCTTTATCGGCTTTAGGACCTATTTTCTCAAGTTTAATTGGTTTTATTGCGCCATTTATACATTTAGCAGATGGAATGCATAGCCCTGTAGCGGTTGTTGTTGATTGTACGGGTTATTTCATAGCTGTTTGAGTATTATGATTTTTCTACTACTTTGTGTTTAGAAACTCAAGTATTCATAAACATCCAATTAATAGTGTAGACAAGTTTAAAAGGTGAACACCAATTGTAGCTTTTGTACCTATTATGACAATAATTTACACAGTTATAGTTTTTGGAATGATGTATTTAAATATAACTTTTGAAGAAGCTCATCATTCACATGAAACATTTGCTAATATATCATTATTCCATGGAGATCACGCACATGACCACGACCATGGTGAGTGAGAAGATATAGTTAATAACTTTGGTGTATTTATAGGTATAATTTCTGCAATTGAATTAGCAAGATTTTCAATTTGCTACTCAATATTTGCATCAATTGAACCTCAAGTTAAAAAAATTAACCACTACTATAAGTAA